The Rhodothermaceae bacterium genome includes a region encoding these proteins:
- a CDS encoding SDR family NAD(P)-dependent oxidoreductase, protein MSHIPRDSPVAIVAYGYRMPGGIRTDSDFWQLLSEREIVREPIIDRYGRGYRPIGQFSGPGRFASPYEGLIREDGEKLIDPKLFGLSQDEMLFMDPQIRMLLGCSWETFERAGWDFHSLRNSSTGVFIGAQVPAVASWRPMHGAGPFDVTTISLAMLANRISYHFNLMGPSATYCTACSASITALHAAISAIRSGDCKQALVGSVNYLGTSRLSASFNALGVISPDGKCHSFDADANGYIRSEGAFIFALKPLQEAENDGDHIHAVIEATSVNAAGAADGSSGLAQGRYITAPTRHAQVDLMRTACARAGRTPEEFDYVEAHATGTVVGDRIEGNAIIEAFGGIDRGVPLRISSVKSNLGHMEAAAFHCALLKIILMMQRRTFAPTSKNYVVPNPEINFENGAVQVQTVCEAFPERPVVVGINSFGFGGANGHCVIREYQPSRPRIWSSDLSPDGGKMIPLSARTNEALTRSARQLREMLAEDDTDLYTIAGNLCRRRTHFATRTAFAVHDRNELLASLDEFIENASGGTTVREGEQRIAMMFAGQGTQWSGCGRGLYDADPVFRRVIDAVEGHWKEFSDVSLRDICFNAPQEELDEVRFAQPAIFMIQCALFELFKTWGVHPECVIGHSSGEVAAAYASGMLSLAEATQLVYHRATLQQCVADSGRMLAIGLDLSGVEELLDSLGIAFRPDENRPTQVEIACENAPASVVICGKEAKLRPIMAELDRRNLQNQLLAGNIAFHSSAMDPIHDDVQQALSFLDKSTFDGSIPFISSVTGKQTERLDGAYWWTNIRRPVQFAQGVSTIMRDFKPDIFLEISPHGALQSAVSQCLEQASPIPVRIPSLYRNSDDRLGFQQALASLFKSGVALDFAAQYPRPKSISHLLPGHPRDRQAAINILSDDEFFVQQGQYSHGPLIGHRVPSDHLLFESRLSVKDFPWLADHRVHHAAIMPAAGYIELILQAFEGVSVHFEVLEFLQPCPIPRTPVRLQTALRPVSNTRDEFAFTISSRSYDVNATSEVHCRGRVKLSNPDHPIGVPARLEDIDRSSCETVFAKQSDFYERIEAVLSETFQYGPHFQTIQLFELQPESRALIVDIEMDQELWTTGQQEGYVGCPPLLDGGLQIFLSHLLTASHLFAIPQRAERTTFLRPPTGPQITCYVTRPSEDWMDANERGQYSVQRGERAAGAISFYDRTTGDLILHIDQYVYFTSNPRWNDLLNSKHEIAWQPKFIHEDLSYLDRLPTGEIDPAALIVALEKSEGTQAYSCHVAEFAGSREPDQTILSKCLDYLTSSDARSEFWLLSDNEETTRAHFDAFSQRDAALRFQCLDPEAAPPMDNGLLRPGGAEIVFLHGPDDLPSPDGWRFLRQLVVNGGLVLICHDEDAVVKPDEEWSIVRSGPACTLLQAPCTHIGEEAGDPIPGPHWVLGEPNSWASEWISLLDAPDTVQPIPHEAVIRGQFDSVPAWSEVADVLAIDFFCGSDPSDPTGQRVTAQLIAFVQALVSARLANANCLCQLTVITQRAAFDVQHPRGSALWGAIRSMAMEVGDEAKLDFRLVDLGGLDDLKTLSWLARNDLRERELAVRENRLWVPRIASIRERYSHVTADSDAVYRLTLDNPGQIAGLEMKTYSLPALGPNDVEVDVEAAALNFRDVMVTLGLLPALAYERSALGHQVGMEGSGTIRRIGAQVRHCSVGDQVAFIAGGCIANRVVIPEYLVFAKPNGLNMEEAASSLSVYVTAYYSLIYLARLRKNQRVLIHSAMGGVGHAAMSIAKHVGAQIYTSAGSETKRKQLLAMGAQEAFDSHSYDWYEDLMMATDGEGIDVVLNSLAGRHIELCLQALRPGGWHCEIGKTDIYADNLLRMRMFRKNLRFAAIDVDRLMLDDPRLTRELSKTCMDLLDQGTLSPLPVTTFPYRDYGKALRLMTTGQHQGKLVLKAPQNSADPGYPISDIRPLFDEDATYLVTGGLGGFGLRLISYLVASGARHLTLLDRDPQRRRDAEWVRRSSALVYMDTECEIEIISGDVAIEAEVQRCVQQIKRPLKGVFHLAGALDDRLLDDMTIESLQSVFAPKASGALYLHNATADHSLDYFVLFSSTASMLGNPGQINYSAANGFLDGLAIARHQQGLPCLTYNMPAVADAGMAARSLPVLRMMRAIGIPPVSSDLAIANLDYALRAMTDRPHLVTSLFERPTWTVNFPDYMRIGRVMHNHDAFEAASDDELTLERVVEQIAAKVAELCGYEEGEVDEPLSSFGLTSISVAELGTFIQSEFNYRVSALELMTTASSLSLAQGIIDGKKDATRDESELGDPTSQTVSEASWPRAPRVPSSFANTLEDHLPTKASQASDNGSSPIPSLKDSAHIDSLEEVS, encoded by the coding sequence ATGTCACATATACCGCGAGATTCTCCAGTTGCGATTGTGGCGTACGGTTACCGGATGCCCGGGGGGATCCGTACCGACTCGGACTTCTGGCAACTATTGTCCGAGCGCGAGATCGTCCGGGAACCCATCATTGACAGGTATGGCAGAGGGTATCGTCCAATCGGCCAATTTTCTGGCCCAGGACGGTTTGCCAGCCCGTATGAAGGCCTCATTCGCGAGGATGGCGAGAAGCTGATCGACCCCAAGCTCTTCGGCCTGTCACAGGACGAGATGCTTTTTATGGATCCCCAGATACGCATGCTGCTGGGTTGTTCCTGGGAAACTTTTGAGCGTGCTGGCTGGGATTTTCATTCGCTGCGCAACAGCTCCACTGGTGTTTTCATTGGCGCACAGGTGCCGGCCGTGGCCAGCTGGCGACCAATGCACGGCGCGGGACCATTCGATGTCACTACGATCAGTCTCGCGATGCTCGCCAATCGCATTTCCTACCATTTTAATCTGATGGGGCCGTCCGCTACATACTGCACGGCCTGCTCCGCAAGTATCACTGCGCTTCATGCAGCAATATCCGCGATCCGATCTGGCGACTGTAAACAAGCACTTGTGGGATCGGTGAATTACCTGGGCACCTCTCGTCTCAGTGCCTCCTTCAATGCCCTGGGGGTCATCAGCCCTGACGGCAAGTGCCACTCTTTTGATGCCGACGCGAACGGCTATATCCGTTCGGAGGGGGCGTTCATCTTCGCTCTCAAACCTCTACAGGAAGCCGAAAATGACGGCGACCACATCCACGCCGTCATTGAAGCAACTTCCGTTAACGCGGCGGGGGCAGCTGACGGGAGTAGTGGACTGGCACAGGGACGCTATATCACCGCACCCACCCGTCATGCACAGGTAGACCTGATGCGCACCGCCTGTGCTCGTGCGGGGCGCACACCCGAAGAGTTCGATTATGTCGAAGCGCATGCGACGGGAACTGTCGTCGGTGATCGTATAGAGGGCAATGCAATCATTGAGGCCTTCGGTGGGATTGACCGCGGCGTGCCACTGCGGATTTCGAGCGTGAAGAGCAACTTGGGGCATATGGAAGCGGCGGCGTTTCATTGCGCTCTACTAAAAATCATCCTGATGATGCAGAGGCGTACTTTTGCGCCTACGTCAAAGAACTATGTCGTTCCGAACCCCGAGATAAATTTTGAAAACGGTGCTGTGCAGGTGCAGACTGTCTGCGAGGCGTTCCCGGAGCGACCAGTCGTGGTCGGCATCAACTCGTTTGGGTTCGGCGGTGCCAACGGACATTGCGTGATTCGAGAATACCAACCATCACGCCCGCGCATCTGGTCATCCGATCTGTCCCCGGATGGGGGGAAGATGATCCCACTCTCGGCGCGCACCAATGAAGCACTCACGCGAAGCGCACGACAGTTGCGGGAAATGCTCGCAGAAGATGACACCGACCTCTATACAATCGCAGGCAACCTTTGTCGGCGCCGTACACATTTTGCAACGCGAACAGCTTTTGCAGTACATGATCGCAACGAGCTACTGGCATCCCTAGACGAGTTCATTGAGAACGCATCAGGCGGAACAACCGTTAGGGAAGGGGAACAGCGAATCGCGATGATGTTTGCAGGACAGGGCACCCAATGGTCCGGTTGTGGCCGGGGACTGTATGACGCTGACCCCGTTTTCCGTAGAGTGATTGACGCAGTTGAGGGCCATTGGAAGGAATTTTCAGATGTCTCGCTACGCGACATTTGCTTCAACGCTCCCCAAGAAGAACTCGACGAGGTTCGATTTGCCCAGCCGGCAATCTTTATGATCCAGTGCGCCCTCTTTGAGCTTTTTAAGACCTGGGGGGTACATCCAGAATGCGTCATCGGGCATAGTTCAGGCGAGGTCGCTGCTGCCTATGCCTCTGGCATGCTGTCGCTTGCAGAGGCAACGCAATTGGTCTACCACCGCGCTACCCTTCAGCAGTGTGTGGCCGACTCGGGTCGAATGCTCGCCATCGGCTTGGATCTCTCAGGCGTGGAAGAACTGCTTGATTCGCTCGGTATCGCTTTTCGGCCTGACGAGAACCGGCCAACCCAAGTGGAGATCGCCTGCGAGAATGCACCAGCAAGTGTAGTCATTTGCGGCAAGGAAGCAAAGCTGAGACCGATCATGGCGGAACTGGATCGCCGGAATCTGCAAAACCAGTTGCTTGCAGGCAATATCGCGTTCCACTCCTCCGCCATGGACCCCATCCACGATGATGTGCAGCAAGCTCTGTCTTTTTTGGATAAGAGCACATTTGATGGCAGCATCCCTTTCATTTCTTCCGTGACCGGCAAGCAAACGGAGCGTCTAGATGGAGCGTACTGGTGGACAAATATTCGGAGACCCGTGCAGTTTGCCCAAGGGGTCAGCACAATTATGCGTGATTTCAAGCCCGATATATTTCTTGAGATCTCCCCGCACGGTGCACTTCAATCGGCAGTCAGTCAATGTCTCGAACAGGCATCGCCAATTCCGGTCCGCATTCCAAGCCTCTATCGAAATTCGGATGATCGGCTCGGTTTCCAACAGGCGCTGGCTTCGCTCTTCAAATCCGGCGTGGCTCTGGATTTCGCAGCTCAGTACCCGCGGCCCAAGTCCATTTCCCATCTACTTCCTGGACATCCTCGGGACAGGCAGGCGGCGATCAACATCCTCAGCGATGACGAATTCTTCGTCCAACAAGGCCAATACTCTCATGGACCACTGATTGGGCACAGAGTACCGAGCGACCACCTTCTCTTCGAATCCCGGCTCTCCGTGAAGGACTTCCCCTGGTTAGCAGACCACCGCGTGCACCATGCTGCGATCATGCCTGCTGCCGGCTATATCGAACTGATCCTTCAGGCCTTCGAAGGCGTTTCTGTTCACTTCGAAGTGCTTGAATTCCTTCAGCCGTGCCCGATTCCCAGGACACCTGTTCGGCTCCAGACTGCCCTGCGACCGGTCTCCAATACCCGGGACGAGTTTGCGTTCACAATCTCGTCCCGATCATACGATGTCAACGCTACCAGCGAGGTCCACTGCCGTGGACGAGTAAAGCTGAGTAATCCAGACCACCCCATTGGTGTTCCGGCCCGGCTTGAGGATATTGACCGATCCTCATGTGAGACTGTATTCGCGAAGCAGAGTGATTTCTACGAACGGATTGAGGCAGTCCTCAGCGAGACCTTCCAGTATGGGCCACACTTCCAGACCATACAGCTATTTGAGTTACAACCCGAATCTAGAGCTTTGATCGTTGACATTGAAATGGACCAGGAGCTCTGGACGACGGGGCAGCAAGAGGGGTATGTAGGATGTCCACCACTGCTGGATGGAGGACTCCAGATCTTCCTGTCACACCTGTTGACGGCTTCACATTTATTTGCGATCCCGCAGAGAGCCGAGAGAACAACATTTCTGCGTCCGCCCACCGGCCCACAGATTACATGTTATGTGACCAGGCCCAGTGAAGACTGGATGGATGCGAACGAGCGAGGCCAGTACTCAGTGCAGCGCGGAGAACGGGCCGCCGGTGCAATCAGTTTCTATGACCGTACTACAGGAGACCTCATCCTCCACATTGATCAATACGTCTATTTCACCTCCAATCCGCGCTGGAATGATCTATTGAACAGCAAGCATGAAATCGCCTGGCAACCGAAATTCATCCATGAAGACCTGTCTTACCTTGACAGACTCCCCACAGGGGAGATCGACCCCGCCGCGTTGATCGTTGCCCTAGAAAAGTCAGAGGGTACACAAGCATACAGCTGCCATGTGGCCGAGTTTGCCGGATCACGGGAACCCGATCAAACTATCCTATCCAAGTGTCTGGATTATCTAACGAGTTCTGATGCTCGGTCCGAGTTCTGGCTCCTCAGCGATAATGAGGAAACGACCCGAGCCCACTTTGATGCCTTCAGCCAACGGGATGCCGCGCTTCGCTTTCAATGTCTTGATCCGGAGGCCGCACCCCCAATGGATAACGGTCTTCTTCGCCCCGGCGGCGCGGAAATCGTGTTTTTGCACGGACCGGACGACCTGCCCAGCCCCGACGGCTGGCGGTTCCTGCGTCAGTTGGTTGTCAACGGCGGGCTAGTGCTGATCTGCCACGATGAAGATGCCGTAGTCAAGCCGGATGAAGAGTGGTCAATTGTTAGATCCGGCCCAGCTTGCACCCTGCTGCAAGCACCATGCACCCACATAGGCGAAGAGGCAGGCGATCCAATTCCAGGCCCACATTGGGTACTGGGAGAGCCAAACAGTTGGGCATCGGAGTGGATTTCTCTTCTGGACGCACCCGATACGGTGCAGCCAATCCCGCATGAGGCAGTCATCCGTGGGCAATTCGACTCCGTCCCGGCATGGTCAGAGGTGGCTGACGTCCTTGCAATTGACTTCTTCTGTGGTTCCGACCCGAGTGATCCGACCGGCCAGAGGGTAACTGCGCAGTTGATCGCATTCGTGCAGGCACTAGTATCCGCTCGGTTGGCAAATGCAAATTGTCTGTGTCAACTCACCGTGATCACCCAACGCGCAGCCTTTGATGTGCAGCATCCACGGGGATCTGCCCTGTGGGGGGCAATACGCAGTATGGCCATGGAAGTCGGCGACGAAGCAAAGCTCGATTTCCGCCTAGTTGACCTCGGTGGATTGGATGATCTAAAGACCCTAAGCTGGCTAGCTCGCAACGACTTGCGTGAGCGGGAACTGGCGGTCCGAGAGAACCGCTTATGGGTACCACGAATTGCCAGTATTAGAGAGCGATATTCCCATGTGACGGCGGATAGCGATGCAGTATACCGCCTCACACTAGATAATCCGGGCCAGATTGCCGGGCTCGAGATGAAAACGTACAGCCTCCCTGCCCTCGGACCAAACGATGTGGAAGTTGATGTCGAAGCAGCAGCTCTCAACTTCCGCGACGTAATGGTCACCCTGGGCCTACTGCCCGCATTGGCTTATGAGCGCTCGGCGCTCGGGCACCAGGTTGGCATGGAAGGCAGTGGAACCATTCGGCGGATCGGGGCGCAGGTACGGCACTGCTCAGTTGGTGACCAAGTCGCGTTTATTGCAGGTGGTTGCATCGCCAACCGTGTGGTGATCCCCGAATACCTCGTCTTTGCCAAACCCAATGGGCTCAACATGGAGGAAGCTGCATCTAGCTTGTCGGTATATGTTACAGCCTACTATTCTCTCATCTACCTGGCCCGCCTTCGGAAGAATCAACGCGTGCTCATCCACTCCGCCATGGGTGGGGTCGGCCACGCGGCGATGTCAATCGCCAAACATGTTGGTGCACAGATCTACACCTCAGCCGGTAGCGAAACCAAGCGCAAACAGCTATTGGCAATGGGGGCGCAGGAAGCCTTTGATTCTCATAGCTATGACTGGTATGAAGACCTTATGATGGCAACCGATGGGGAGGGAATAGATGTCGTGCTGAATTCGCTGGCAGGGCGCCATATTGAGCTATGCCTGCAAGCACTTCGCCCCGGCGGCTGGCATTGCGAGATTGGCAAAACCGATATTTATGCCGACAATCTCCTCCGAATGCGCATGTTCCGCAAGAACCTTCGCTTCGCGGCTATTGATGTGGACCGCCTGATGCTTGACGACCCCCGGCTAACGCGTGAGCTCTCTAAAACCTGCATGGACCTACTGGATCAGGGTACCCTTTCCCCGCTCCCGGTCACTACGTTCCCTTACAGGGACTACGGAAAGGCCTTGCGTTTGATGACAACCGGGCAACATCAGGGCAAGTTGGTCTTAAAGGCCCCGCAGAACTCCGCAGATCCCGGATACCCCATCTCGGACATCCGACCACTCTTTGACGAGGATGCAACCTATCTTGTAACCGGTGGACTGGGCGGTTTTGGGCTCCGCTTGATCTCTTACCTTGTGGCATCCGGCGCGCGGCACTTGACTTTACTTGACCGTGATCCTCAGCGTCGCCGTGATGCGGAATGGGTTCGTCGCTCAAGTGCACTTGTCTACATGGATACCGAGTGTGAGATTGAAATCATCTCTGGAGACGTCGCGATTGAAGCCGAGGTGCAACGCTGTGTCCAACAGATCAAGCGACCGTTGAAGGGTGTGTTTCATCTGGCCGGTGCGTTGGATGATCGTTTGCTTGACGACATGACAATAGAATCTCTGCAGAGTGTCTTTGCACCCAAAGCTTCCGGTGCACTGTACCTCCATAATGCCACAGCCGACCACTCCCTTGATTACTTCGTCCTTTTCTCGTCCACGGCTTCGATGCTAGGCAATCCGGGGCAGATCAACTACAGTGCAGCCAACGGTTTTCTGGATGGACTGGCCATTGCCCGCCACCAACAGGGTCTGCCCTGTTTGACCTACAACATGCCTGCTGTCGCTGATGCCGGTATGGCTGCACGCAGTCTCCCGGTGCTCCGAATGATGCGGGCAATCGGTATACCACCGGTAAGTTCCGATCTTGCGATCGCAAATCTGGATTACGCGTTACGTGCAATGACGGACCGCCCCCATCTCGTTACATCGCTCTTTGAGCGACCGACATGGACCGTCAACTTCCCAGATTACATGCGGATCGGGCGTGTTATGCACAATCATGATGCATTTGAAGCCGCCTCCGACGATGAACTTACTCTCGAGAGGGTTGTGGAGCAGATCGCTGCCAAAGTCGCGGAGTTGTGTGGTTATGAAGAAGGCGAGGTGGACGAGCCATTGTCAAGCTTTGGACTGACGTCTATTTCGGTCGCCGAGCTCGGGACCTTCATCCAGTCTGAATTCAACTACCGTGTGAGCGCTCTCGAACTCATGACTACGGCCTCATCCCTATCACTGGCACAGGGTATCATCGATGGCAAGAAAGATGCTACCCGGGATGAGAGTGAACTAGGTGATCCGACATCCCAAACTGTTTCCGAGGCTTCTTGGCCACGGGCCCCGCGTGTTCCCTCCAGTTTTGCGAACACCCTAGAGGATCACTTGCCCACGAAGGCTTCTCAGGCCTCTGACAATGGCTCCAGTCCCATCCCTTCATTAAAGGACTCAGCCCATATAGACTCATTGGAAGAGGTCTCATAG
- a CDS encoding DUF4070 domain-containing protein has product MPNTLLIYPKHPPTYWGNEFSLDLLGIRAAFPPLGLLTVAAMFPPRYDLRLVDLNVTPLRDMDLEWADLAFTSSMITQRPSLDQIIERCNRAQVPVIAGGPHPTTFHEEMEGVAHFVLDEVEETFQDFLHDLEKGTAKRIYREPRKPDVTLTPLPRFDLINMNDYYSMSLQFSRGCPFDCEFCDITKLYGRVSRTKSPEQMVAEFDHLFELGWRGPLFLVDDNFIGNKREVTRLLPVIAEWQQERGHPYSLSTEASVNLVRMSDLMDVMIAAGFDTVFLGIETPNPKALEKMKKPQNINMRDDNYLFKSVRKIQQKGMQVQGGFILGLDEDDESAFDAQIEFIQETGIPIALVGLLTALKGTNLWARLEREDRLLDTPIEINATSLNFRPEMDPKTLVEGYLRVIGTIYDSTLENYFDRCLTLLENLNPVPHLHKPVSQHALYAGIMGIRQRLTPQQLPAFSRYIAKVSKDHPRLLPLAIRLAATGHHCEKFSRQQTIIREFKEYLTSELTRMNEDMSQRKSAPEAADKLKREALHRINARKKAIPEEFRYTGDGITESVSDFQLALDTIFDGTPVNGNLPVLN; this is encoded by the coding sequence ATGCCGAATACGCTCCTCATTTATCCAAAGCATCCCCCCACATACTGGGGAAATGAATTTTCCTTGGATCTACTGGGCATCCGAGCGGCATTTCCTCCACTCGGCCTGCTTACAGTCGCCGCAATGTTTCCACCCCGGTACGACCTCCGTTTGGTGGATTTGAATGTCACTCCACTGAGAGACATGGATCTGGAATGGGCGGATCTGGCCTTCACATCGAGTATGATCACACAACGCCCATCACTTGACCAGATCATCGAGCGATGTAACCGTGCACAGGTTCCCGTCATCGCTGGTGGACCGCACCCCACCACTTTTCATGAAGAGATGGAGGGGGTTGCCCATTTTGTGCTTGATGAGGTTGAGGAGACCTTCCAGGATTTCCTTCACGACTTGGAAAAAGGAACCGCAAAGCGGATTTATCGGGAACCGAGAAAGCCGGATGTAACCCTGACTCCCCTTCCCCGCTTTGACCTGATCAACATGAACGACTACTATTCAATGAGTCTTCAGTTTTCGCGGGGATGTCCCTTTGATTGTGAGTTCTGCGACATCACTAAGCTGTACGGCCGCGTGTCCCGAACCAAATCGCCTGAACAAATGGTTGCCGAGTTTGACCATCTGTTCGAACTTGGATGGCGCGGACCTCTGTTCCTAGTTGACGATAATTTCATTGGCAATAAGCGCGAAGTTACACGGCTTCTCCCCGTGATAGCCGAATGGCAACAGGAGCGTGGCCACCCCTACAGCCTGTCTACCGAGGCGAGTGTCAATCTCGTTCGGATGAGCGACTTGATGGATGTCATGATTGCGGCGGGCTTTGACACCGTCTTCTTGGGCATTGAAACGCCCAACCCGAAGGCTCTTGAGAAGATGAAGAAGCCTCAGAACATCAACATGCGCGACGACAACTACCTGTTCAAGTCTGTGCGAAAGATTCAACAGAAGGGGATGCAGGTACAGGGCGGCTTCATCCTAGGCCTCGACGAAGATGATGAGAGTGCCTTTGATGCTCAGATCGAATTTATACAGGAGACTGGAATCCCGATTGCACTCGTTGGGCTGTTGACCGCACTCAAGGGAACCAACCTCTGGGCACGTCTAGAGCGCGAGGACCGGCTGCTTGACACACCTATTGAAATTAATGCGACCTCCCTGAACTTCAGGCCGGAAATGGATCCCAAAACACTGGTTGAGGGATATCTGCGTGTCATTGGGACCATATACGACTCGACGCTGGAAAACTATTTTGATCGATGCCTGACCTTGCTGGAAAACCTCAATCCGGTACCACATCTCCATAAACCTGTGAGCCAACATGCACTGTATGCGGGCATTATGGGAATCCGGCAGCGCCTGACACCCCAGCAGTTACCGGCCTTTTCGCGGTATATTGCCAAGGTTTCTAAAGATCACCCTCGCCTGTTGCCCCTTGCGATTCGGCTGGCAGCTACAGGCCACCACTGTGAGAAGTTCTCCCGTCAGCAGACCATCATCCGCGAGTTCAAGGAGTATCTAACCTCAGAGTTGACAAGAATGAACGAAGACATGTCGCAGCGCAAGTCAGCACCGGAGGCAGCAGACAAGCTCAAGCGGGAAGCGTTGCACCGAATCAATGCGCGTAAGAAAGCTATCCCCGAGGAATTCCGCTACACGGGGGACGGTATTACTGAATCTGTTTCGGATTTTCAACTTGCATTAGACACCATATTCGACGGGACTCCCGTAAACGGCAATCTTCCGGTTCTTAACTAA